The proteins below are encoded in one region of Saccopteryx leptura isolate mSacLep1 chromosome 1, mSacLep1_pri_phased_curated, whole genome shotgun sequence:
- the WNT9A gene encoding protein Wnt-9a isoform X1, with protein MLDGLLLARWLAVAFALTLLLAALRPSAAYFGLTGSEPLTILPLTLEPEAAAQAHYKACDRLKLERKQRRMCRRDPGVAETLVEAVSMSALECQYQFRFERWNCTLEGRYRASLLKRGFKETAFLYAISSAGLTHALAKACSAGRMERCTCDEAPDLENREAWQWGGCGDNLKYSSKFVKEFLGRRSSKDLRARVDFHNNLVIKAGVETTCKCHGVSGSCTVRTCWRQLAPFHEVGKRLKYKYETALKVGSTTNEAAGEAGAISPPRGRASGTGGDPLPRTPELVHLDDSPSFCLAGRFSPGTAGRRCHREKNCESICCGRGHNTQSRVVTRPCQCQVRWCCYVECRQCTQREEVYTCKG; from the exons GCTGACCGGCAGCGAGCCCCTGACCATCCTCCCGCTGACCCTGGAACCTGAGGCAGCCGCACAGGCACACTACAAAGCCTGTGATCGGCTGAAGCTGGAGCGGAAGCAGCGGCGCATGTGCCGCCGCGACCCGGGCGTGGCCGAGACGCTGGTGGAGGCGGTCAGCATGAGTGCCCTTGAGTGCCAGTACCAGTTCCGCTTCGAGCGCTGGAACTGCACCCTGGAGGGCCGCTACCGGGCCAGCCTGCTCAAGCGAG GCTTCAAGGAGACCGCCTTCCTCTATGCCATTTCCTCCGCGGGCCTGACGCACGCGCTGGCCAAGGCCTGCAGTGCAGGCCGCATGGAACGTTGCACCTGTGATGAGGCCCCTGACCTGGAGAACCGAGAGGCCTGGCAGTGGGGTGGCTGCGGGGACAACCTCAAGTACAGCAGCAAGTTTGTCAAGGAGTTCCTGGGCCGACGGTCAAGCAAGGACCTGCGTGCCCGTGTGGACTTCCACAACAACCTC gtGATCAAGGCTGGGGTGGAGACAACATGCAAGTGCCATGGTGTGTCAGGCTCCTGTACTGTGCGGACGTGCTGGCGGCAACTAGCACCCTTCCACGAAGTGGGCAAGCGCCTGAAGTACAAGTATGAAACGGCACTCAAGGTGGGCAGCACCACCAACGAGGCTGCTGGTGAGGCAGGCGCCATCTCACCACCAAGGGGCCGGGCCTCGGGCACAGGTGGTGACCCGTTGCCTCGTACCCCAGAGCTTGTACACCTGGACGACTCACCCAGTTTCTGCCTGGCTGGCCGCTTCTCTCCAGGCACTGCTGGCCGCAGGTGCCACCGTGAGAAAAACTGTGAGAGCATCTGCTGCGGGCGCGGCCATAACACGCAGAGCCGTGTGGTGACACGGCCCTGCCAGTGTCAGGTGCGCTGGTGCTGCTATGTGGAGTGTAGGCAGTGCACGCAGCGGGAGGAAGTCTACACCTGTAAGGGCTAG
- the WNT9A gene encoding protein Wnt-9a isoform X2, with product MLDGLLLARWLAVAFALTLLLAALRPSAAYFGLTGSEPLTILPLTLEPEAAAQAHYKACDRLKLERKQRRMCRRDPGVAETLVEAVSMSALECQYQFRFERWNCTLEGRYRASLLKRGFKETAFLYAISSAGLTHALAKACSAGRMERCTCDEAPDLENREAWQWGGCGDNLKYSSKFVKEFLGRRSSKDLRARVDFHNNLVGVKVIKAGVETTCKCHGVSGSCTVRTCWRQLAPFHEVGKRLKYKYETALKVGSTTNEAAGEAGAISPPRGRASGTGGDPLPRTPELVHLDDSPSFCLAGRFSPGTAGRRCHREKNCESICCGRGHNTQSRVVTRPCQCQVRWCCYVECRQCTQREEVYTCKG from the exons GCTGACCGGCAGCGAGCCCCTGACCATCCTCCCGCTGACCCTGGAACCTGAGGCAGCCGCACAGGCACACTACAAAGCCTGTGATCGGCTGAAGCTGGAGCGGAAGCAGCGGCGCATGTGCCGCCGCGACCCGGGCGTGGCCGAGACGCTGGTGGAGGCGGTCAGCATGAGTGCCCTTGAGTGCCAGTACCAGTTCCGCTTCGAGCGCTGGAACTGCACCCTGGAGGGCCGCTACCGGGCCAGCCTGCTCAAGCGAG GCTTCAAGGAGACCGCCTTCCTCTATGCCATTTCCTCCGCGGGCCTGACGCACGCGCTGGCCAAGGCCTGCAGTGCAGGCCGCATGGAACGTTGCACCTGTGATGAGGCCCCTGACCTGGAGAACCGAGAGGCCTGGCAGTGGGGTGGCTGCGGGGACAACCTCAAGTACAGCAGCAAGTTTGTCAAGGAGTTCCTGGGCCGACGGTCAAGCAAGGACCTGCGTGCCCGTGTGGACTTCCACAACAACCTCGTGGGTGTGAAG gtGATCAAGGCTGGGGTGGAGACAACATGCAAGTGCCATGGTGTGTCAGGCTCCTGTACTGTGCGGACGTGCTGGCGGCAACTAGCACCCTTCCACGAAGTGGGCAAGCGCCTGAAGTACAAGTATGAAACGGCACTCAAGGTGGGCAGCACCACCAACGAGGCTGCTGGTGAGGCAGGCGCCATCTCACCACCAAGGGGCCGGGCCTCGGGCACAGGTGGTGACCCGTTGCCTCGTACCCCAGAGCTTGTACACCTGGACGACTCACCCAGTTTCTGCCTGGCTGGCCGCTTCTCTCCAGGCACTGCTGGCCGCAGGTGCCACCGTGAGAAAAACTGTGAGAGCATCTGCTGCGGGCGCGGCCATAACACGCAGAGCCGTGTGGTGACACGGCCCTGCCAGTGTCAGGTGCGCTGGTGCTGCTATGTGGAGTGTAGGCAGTGCACGCAGCGGGAGGAAGTCTACACCTGTAAGGGCTAG